In Leifsonia sp. ZF2019, a genomic segment contains:
- a CDS encoding carbohydrate ABC transporter permease — translation MTTATALRAAPQRRGTARTRREARAGYAFLSPWLIGFVALTAGPMLASLYLSFTNYNLFAAPTFIGLDNYTRLFADPNFLQAVKVTGLYVLVGTPLKLLAALAVAMLLNQPRRGQGFYRSAFYLPSLIGGSVSIAIVWKAMFIDDGIVAQIGSFFGGPPAAEGGWVGDPSRTLPMLILLTVWQFGAPMVIFLAGLKQVPAELYEAAAVDGAGPVRRFFSVTVPMLSPVLFFNLLLETIHAFQVFNSAYIISNGSGGPAGSTLFYTLYLYLRGFRDFQMGYASAMAWVLVVAVGIVTVMLFRTSKAWVHYAGDER, via the coding sequence ATGACGACGGCAACGGCTCTCCGTGCCGCGCCACAGCGGCGCGGCACGGCCCGCACGCGACGCGAGGCGCGGGCCGGATACGCGTTCCTCAGCCCCTGGCTGATCGGATTCGTGGCGCTGACCGCCGGCCCGATGCTCGCCTCGCTGTACCTGTCCTTCACGAACTACAACCTGTTCGCGGCCCCGACGTTCATCGGCCTCGACAACTACACCCGGTTGTTCGCCGATCCCAACTTCCTCCAAGCGGTGAAGGTCACGGGGCTGTACGTGCTCGTCGGGACGCCGCTGAAACTGCTCGCGGCCCTCGCGGTGGCGATGCTGCTGAACCAGCCGCGGCGCGGGCAGGGGTTCTACCGCTCGGCGTTCTACCTGCCGTCCCTCATCGGCGGGAGCGTGTCGATCGCGATCGTGTGGAAGGCGATGTTCATCGACGATGGGATCGTCGCCCAGATCGGCTCGTTCTTCGGCGGACCTCCCGCCGCGGAGGGCGGCTGGGTGGGCGATCCCTCCCGCACCCTCCCGATGCTGATCCTGCTCACGGTGTGGCAGTTCGGCGCCCCGATGGTGATCTTCCTCGCCGGACTGAAGCAGGTGCCCGCCGAGCTGTACGAGGCGGCGGCGGTGGACGGCGCGGGACCGGTGCGCCGGTTCTTCTCGGTGACCGTCCCGATGCTCTCGCCGGTGCTGTTCTTCAACCTGCTGCTGGAGACGATCCACGCTTTCCAGGTCTTCAACTCGGCCTACATCATCTCCAACGGCAGCGGCGGGCCCGCGGGCTCGACCCTCTTCTACACGCTGTACCTCTACCTGCGCGGCTTCCGTGACTTCCAGATGGGCTACGCGTCCGCGATGGCGTGGGTGCTCGTCGTCGCGGTCGGCATCGTCACGGTCATGCTGTTCCGGACGTCGAAAGCGTGGGTGCACTATGCGGGAGACGAGCGATGA
- a CDS encoding carbohydrate ABC transporter permease — protein MSATHTETTAVVAADTAQRTPPGITPPRRPRRRGLGKSVVFHVFAVAVLIVILYPAVWMLMSSFKPGNEIIGSVDLIPKNGGLQNYVTALKGIGGVSFWTFVANSLILAVASVAGVVLSCSVTAYAFARISFPGRGLFFACMIATMLLPFHVVIIPQYIVFNQLGMINTYWPLLLGKFLAADAFFVFLMIQFMRGLPRELDEAARIDGAGHVRTFTSVILPLMKPALVTSSIFAFIWSWNDFFGPLLYLKDPGTYTMPLALRLYVDQTSTSDYGAQMAMAILALLPVVVFFMAFQRYLVAGVATQGLKG, from the coding sequence ATGAGCGCAACGCACACCGAGACCACGGCGGTCGTCGCAGCCGACACCGCTCAACGCACTCCGCCCGGCATCACCCCGCCGAGACGCCCGCGCCGGCGCGGTCTCGGGAAGTCGGTGGTGTTCCACGTCTTCGCCGTCGCCGTCCTGATCGTGATCCTCTACCCGGCGGTGTGGATGCTGATGTCGTCTTTCAAGCCGGGGAACGAGATCATCGGCTCGGTCGATCTCATCCCCAAGAACGGCGGGCTTCAGAACTACGTCACGGCATTGAAGGGCATCGGCGGGGTCTCGTTCTGGACCTTCGTCGCGAACTCGCTGATCCTGGCCGTGGCCTCTGTCGCGGGCGTCGTGCTCTCCTGCTCCGTGACGGCGTACGCGTTCGCACGGATCAGCTTCCCGGGCCGAGGCCTGTTCTTCGCCTGCATGATCGCGACGATGCTGCTGCCGTTCCACGTCGTGATCATCCCGCAGTACATCGTGTTCAACCAGCTCGGCATGATCAACACGTATTGGCCGCTGCTGCTCGGCAAGTTCCTGGCGGCGGACGCCTTCTTCGTGTTCCTCATGATCCAGTTCATGCGCGGGTTGCCGCGGGAGCTGGACGAGGCGGCGCGGATCGACGGCGCCGGGCACGTGCGCACGTTCACGTCGGTCATCCTGCCGCTCATGAAGCCGGCGCTCGTGACCAGCTCGATCTTCGCGTTCATCTGGTCGTGGAACGACTTCTTCGGGCCGCTGCTCTACCTCAAGGACCCGGGCACGTACACGATGCCGCTCGCTCTGCGGCTCTACGTCGACCAGACGTCGACCAGCGACTACGGCGCCCAGATGGCCATGGCCATCCTCGCGCTGCTGCCGGTCGTCGTGTTCTTCATGGCCTTCCAGCGCTACCTCGTGGCCGGGGTCGCGACGCAGGGGCTGAAAGGATGA
- a CDS encoding Gfo/Idh/MocA family protein: protein MNAPEPAGGSRPAPIRSAIIGTGGIAHAHAQAIAALGDRMRLVAVSDIDEDRAAAFAASVGVERTYPSATALLAAGGVDLVHICTPPQTHAALAIEAMRAGVPALVEKPTALSLAEVDEIARVESETGVPTLTVFQHRFGAAVRHLRRMIADGELGRALVATCETLWYRTDDYFAVPWRGRWEVEGGGPTMGHGIHQFDLLLAVLGPWAEVSAIAARQSRPTDTEDVSAALVTFESGAVATVVNSLVSPRESSRLRFDFEFATVEVEHVYGYTTGDWTLTPAPGHEELAARWAAAPPAEETSSHRDQFAAIADALASGEHPTVAIDDARRTLEFAAATYASAFLRTPIAAGAIADDDPFMTSMSGGRVPWAPVKEVAR from the coding sequence ATGAACGCGCCTGAACCGGCGGGCGGCTCGCGCCCCGCCCCGATCCGCTCCGCGATCATCGGCACCGGCGGCATCGCCCACGCACATGCGCAGGCGATCGCCGCGCTCGGCGACCGGATGCGCCTGGTGGCCGTCTCCGACATCGACGAGGACCGTGCTGCAGCGTTCGCGGCCTCCGTCGGCGTCGAGCGCACCTATCCGTCCGCGACGGCACTGCTGGCCGCCGGGGGAGTGGATCTCGTCCACATCTGCACACCGCCGCAGACGCACGCCGCGCTGGCGATCGAAGCCATGCGGGCCGGGGTGCCCGCACTCGTGGAGAAGCCAACGGCCCTCAGCCTGGCCGAGGTCGACGAGATCGCGCGGGTCGAGTCGGAGACAGGGGTGCCGACGCTGACGGTGTTCCAGCACCGTTTCGGCGCCGCGGTGCGCCATCTCCGGCGCATGATCGCGGACGGGGAGCTCGGCCGAGCACTCGTCGCCACTTGCGAGACGCTCTGGTACCGTACCGACGACTACTTCGCGGTGCCCTGGCGCGGGCGCTGGGAGGTCGAGGGCGGGGGCCCGACGATGGGCCACGGCATCCACCAGTTCGACCTGCTCCTCGCGGTCCTCGGCCCGTGGGCGGAGGTCTCCGCGATCGCGGCGCGGCAGTCGCGCCCCACCGACACCGAGGACGTGTCCGCCGCTCTCGTCACCTTCGAGAGCGGTGCCGTCGCGACCGTCGTCAACTCGCTCGTCTCACCGCGGGAGAGCTCGCGTCTCCGCTTCGACTTCGAGTTCGCGACCGTCGAGGTGGAGCACGTGTACGGGTACACGACAGGTGACTGGACGCTGACGCCCGCGCCCGGGCATGAGGAGCTCGCCGCCCGCTGGGCCGCCGCCCCGCCCGCCGAGGAGACCAGCTCCCACCGGGACCAGTTCGCCGCGATCGCCGACGCCCTCGCGTCGGGCGAGCATCCGACGGTGGCCATCGACGATGCGCGCCGCACCCTCGAGTTCGCCGCGGCGACGTACGCGTCCGCCTTCCTGCGCACACCGATCGCGGCGGGCGCCATCGCCGACGACGACCCGTTCATGACGTCGATGAGCGGTGGACGCGTCCCCTGGGCGCCGGTGAAGGAGGTCGCGCGATGA
- a CDS encoding PmoA family protein — protein MTALRAVHEVGTAVAVLDGDVELFRYVYRPEHPQVESPRPYLHPLRTRSGALVSLYRPHDHVWHKGITWSLPVVEDENFWGGPTYVHGRGYTALPNNGSQRHRGDLRVTAEGDAVVLDHELDWVTQSGELWFAERRTLSATPVSDDAWALTFATALRNVRGAAISLGSPTTRGRENAGYGGLFWRGPRSFTGGTLVAPGVRGGDELRGQRHEWMAFAGRHDETDDASVLLMLDDASNVQHPPQWFARTAEFAALNPAQFFSEEHVVPADGLLRLRYGVGVASGTADDAPALAAAVRQALAARR, from the coding sequence ATGACCGCGCTGCGCGCCGTGCACGAGGTGGGCACCGCCGTGGCAGTGCTCGACGGCGACGTCGAGCTGTTCCGCTACGTGTACCGGCCCGAACATCCCCAGGTCGAGTCGCCGCGGCCCTACCTGCACCCGTTGCGCACGCGGAGCGGCGCGCTCGTCAGCCTCTACCGGCCGCACGACCACGTGTGGCACAAGGGCATCACCTGGTCGCTGCCGGTCGTCGAGGACGAGAACTTCTGGGGCGGTCCGACGTACGTGCACGGTCGCGGATACACCGCGCTCCCGAACAACGGCTCGCAGCGGCACCGCGGCGACCTCCGAGTGACCGCCGAGGGGGACGCCGTCGTGCTGGATCACGAACTCGACTGGGTGACGCAGTCCGGCGAGCTCTGGTTCGCCGAGCGGCGAACGCTGAGCGCGACTCCGGTCTCGGATGACGCCTGGGCGCTGACGTTCGCGACCGCACTGCGCAACGTCCGCGGTGCCGCCATCTCCCTCGGCTCGCCCACGACCCGAGGGCGCGAGAACGCCGGCTACGGCGGGCTGTTCTGGCGCGGTCCGCGGTCGTTCACCGGTGGCACCCTCGTCGCGCCGGGCGTGCGCGGCGGGGATGAGCTGCGCGGCCAGCGGCACGAGTGGATGGCGTTCGCCGGCCGGCATGACGAGACGGACGACGCGTCCGTGCTGCTCATGCTCGACGACGCCTCCAACGTGCAACATCCCCCGCAGTGGTTCGCCCGCACCGCGGAGTTCGCCGCCCTCAATCCGGCGCAGTTCTTCAGCGAGGAGCACGTGGTGCCGGCGGACGGCCTCCTGCGGCTGCGCTACGGAGTCGGCGTCGCGAGCGGCACCGCTGATGACGCGCCCGCTCTCGCCGCAGCCGTCCGGCAGGCGCTCGCGGCACGCCGATGA
- a CDS encoding cupin domain-containing protein yields the protein MTHPTFPGATGVSRLDVYDSLAPDGLVGGTPHVHLVSTEAYVVTAGRGKLMTIDGAGLRETSLAEGAVVWFTPGTIHRAVNEGGLRVVVLMSNAGLPEAGDAVMTFPPEVLADPVSYADATSLGDGDDESRAAQATRRRDLAVAGFSILRDAAEAGDPAPLAAFYTAAARLVRGRAHDWSALIERGPLAQANRSLERVRALADGLVPSYDDATVQTAPPSPGARGFGMCGRLRTYDLRGGPRPR from the coding sequence ATGACGCACCCCACCTTCCCCGGCGCGACCGGTGTCTCGCGTCTCGACGTCTACGACTCCCTCGCACCCGACGGGCTGGTCGGCGGCACACCGCACGTCCACCTCGTCTCCACCGAGGCATACGTGGTGACGGCCGGGCGCGGCAAGCTGATGACGATCGACGGCGCCGGCCTCCGGGAGACTTCTCTCGCAGAGGGAGCGGTCGTCTGGTTCACGCCGGGCACCATCCACCGGGCGGTGAACGAGGGCGGCCTGCGCGTCGTCGTGCTGATGAGCAACGCCGGACTGCCCGAGGCGGGGGATGCCGTCATGACGTTCCCTCCCGAGGTTCTGGCCGATCCGGTCAGCTACGCCGATGCCACCTCCCTGGGAGACGGGGACGACGAATCCCGAGCGGCTCAGGCGACCCGCCGCCGGGATCTCGCCGTCGCGGGCTTCTCCATCCTGCGCGACGCGGCGGAGGCGGGCGACCCGGCACCGCTCGCCGCCTTCTACACCGCCGCCGCCCGCCTGGTGCGCGGCCGGGCACACGACTGGTCCGCCCTGATCGAGCGGGGGCCGCTCGCGCAGGCGAACCGGTCGCTCGAGCGGGTGCGCGCCCTCGCCGACGGCCTCGTCCCGTCCTACGACGATGCGACCGTGCAGACCGCGCCGCCCTCACCGGGAGCGCGCGGGTTCGGGATGTGCGGGCGTCTGCGCACCTACGATCTGCGCGGTGGGCCACGCCCCCGGTGA
- a CDS encoding methyltransferase family protein, which translates to MRSATVGSLDPIAVAVLDIPLFVGASALAAAGVRVAVAVATGWTVVVTAALALFATVTGEAGWGVLLMIAAAGCSVAAACAVLLGRLPAEWLVRGPFAFRPARVRRSVAAHVAATFGQIVLFWGLFLVVLPFLIAAAENRWGLRVPLPSAVLVPVGVALLVLMSALGIWAAIAMSTRGGGTPLPAAMPNRLVVAGPYRLLRNPMALAGIAQGVAVGLLVGSWLVLAYAIAGSLVWNYLVRPFEELDLEERFGGQFVRYRAQVRCWLPRLTPWSPAPESVHSP; encoded by the coding sequence GTGCGCTCGGCGACGGTGGGAAGCCTCGACCCGATCGCTGTCGCGGTGCTCGACATCCCGCTCTTCGTCGGGGCATCGGCGCTCGCCGCGGCGGGCGTCCGCGTCGCGGTCGCGGTCGCGACGGGATGGACGGTCGTCGTCACGGCGGCTCTCGCGCTCTTCGCGACCGTCACCGGCGAGGCAGGCTGGGGCGTGCTGCTCATGATCGCCGCCGCGGGATGCTCGGTGGCCGCCGCCTGCGCGGTCCTGCTCGGCAGGCTGCCCGCGGAGTGGCTCGTGCGGGGGCCGTTCGCATTCCGCCCCGCGCGCGTGCGGCGCTCGGTCGCAGCGCACGTCGCGGCGACGTTCGGCCAGATCGTTCTCTTCTGGGGCCTGTTCCTGGTGGTGCTGCCGTTCCTCATCGCCGCGGCGGAGAACCGCTGGGGCCTGCGCGTGCCCCTGCCCTCCGCCGTTCTGGTACCGGTCGGCGTCGCTCTCCTCGTGCTGATGAGCGCCCTCGGGATCTGGGCGGCGATCGCGATGTCCACGCGGGGTGGCGGCACTCCCCTGCCCGCGGCGATGCCCAACCGGCTCGTCGTGGCCGGGCCCTACCGGTTGCTGCGCAACCCGATGGCGCTCGCCGGGATCGCGCAGGGCGTGGCGGTGGGCCTCCTCGTCGGCTCCTGGCTCGTCCTCGCCTATGCGATCGCCGGTTCCCTCGTCTGGAACTACCTGGTGCGGCCGTTCGAGGAACTGGATCTCGAGGAGCGGTTCGGCGGGCAGTTCGTCCGCTACCGCGCTCAGGTGCGGTGCTGGCTGCCACGACTCACCCCCTGGTCGCCTGCCCCCGAGTCCGTACACTCGCCCTGA
- a CDS encoding YbhB/YbcL family Raf kinase inhibitor-like protein, whose translation MHPVEALIWPLGRTLRSVRPDAARSLAEAPEFRAARTIELTSPAYRDGEVIPARFCGPLIGKDLSPALAWSALPEGTVDLLLVFEDLDAPRSAPALHTIVAFAPRPSGIPEGALRTDDPTLRFLPTLFGRAKYAGPRPLPGHGTHRYRFHLYALDTPVDMAAVGSPDRLPAAVAGHVLASGTLAGTRTC comes from the coding sequence ATGCATCCCGTCGAAGCCCTCATCTGGCCGCTCGGCCGAACCCTCCGTTCCGTCCGGCCGGACGCCGCACGCAGTCTCGCCGAGGCGCCGGAGTTCCGCGCGGCGCGCACGATCGAGCTGACCTCCCCCGCCTATCGCGACGGCGAGGTTATCCCCGCGAGGTTTTGCGGCCCGCTCATCGGTAAGGACCTCTCCCCCGCGCTGGCGTGGAGCGCGCTGCCGGAGGGGACCGTGGATCTCCTGCTGGTGTTCGAAGACCTCGACGCGCCGCGGTCGGCTCCCGCCTTGCACACGATCGTCGCCTTCGCGCCCCGACCGAGTGGGATCCCGGAGGGCGCGCTCCGCACGGACGACCCCACCCTCCGGTTCCTGCCCACCTTGTTCGGCCGTGCGAAGTACGCCGGTCCGCGACCGCTACCGGGCCACGGCACCCACCGGTACCGCTTCCACCTGTATGCGCTCGACACTCCGGTCGACATGGCCGCCGTCGGATCTCCGGACCGTCTTCCGGCCGCCGTGGCAGGCCACGTCTTGGCTTCGGGAACACTGGCGGGCACGCGGACCTGCTGA
- a CDS encoding MarR family transcriptional regulator has protein sequence MSTDIEEVAADLRRAVTRLHSRFRSERVEGEVPDAALLVLLVLLKQGPKSLSELAEAGRVTLGSMSQTVRRLEQQGLVSKARDTEDRRRVIFTLTVAGTTAATTSQRHRRDWLNARLAELTADERQDILRAAALLLRLADS, from the coding sequence ATGAGCACGGATATCGAGGAGGTCGCTGCAGACCTGCGCCGGGCCGTCACACGACTGCACAGTCGCTTCCGGTCGGAGCGGGTGGAGGGCGAGGTGCCCGATGCTGCACTGCTCGTCCTTCTCGTCCTGCTGAAGCAGGGGCCGAAGAGCCTGAGCGAGCTCGCCGAGGCGGGCCGGGTGACCCTCGGCTCGATGAGCCAGACGGTACGACGGCTCGAACAGCAGGGCCTGGTGTCCAAGGCGCGTGACACGGAGGACCGTCGCCGCGTGATCTTCACGCTCACCGTTGCGGGAACGACGGCGGCGACGACCTCCCAGCGACACCGGCGCGACTGGCTCAACGCCCGGCTGGCGGAGCTCACGGCCGACGAGCGGCAGGACATCCTGCGCGCCGCCGCTCTGCTCCTCCGGCTCGCGGATTCGTGA
- a CDS encoding phosphotransferase has product MNEEEQLTGGNASGPVVRVGGTVRKSWTAASAHVAEFVSHLRAAGVDAPAPLGRDEQGRQITEFVPGRLALDAPPLTLGELGRVGALVRAIHDASADFAPGRDAVWETLLPPPDASVICHNDLAPWNLLIGERWVFIDWDGAGPSSALWDLAYAAQSFTLNDVTAPPHEAARGLAAFVDGYGASARMRELLPRTMHERAAAMHELLRSAHETGREPWGTMYTSGHGAHWEAVTRYVAAHQSVWRAAIA; this is encoded by the coding sequence GTGAACGAGGAAGAGCAGCTCACCGGCGGCAACGCGAGCGGACCCGTCGTCCGCGTGGGCGGCACGGTGCGCAAGTCGTGGACCGCGGCCTCGGCGCACGTCGCGGAGTTCGTCTCCCACCTCCGAGCCGCGGGGGTGGATGCCCCCGCTCCCCTCGGGCGCGACGAGCAGGGCCGCCAGATCACGGAGTTCGTGCCGGGTCGGCTGGCTCTCGACGCTCCCCCGCTGACACTCGGCGAGCTCGGCAGGGTCGGCGCGCTCGTCCGCGCCATTCACGACGCGAGCGCCGACTTCGCACCCGGACGCGACGCCGTGTGGGAGACCCTCCTGCCACCGCCCGACGCCTCCGTGATCTGCCACAACGACCTCGCGCCGTGGAACCTCCTGATCGGAGAGCGCTGGGTCTTCATCGACTGGGACGGCGCCGGTCCGAGCAGCGCGCTCTGGGATCTCGCGTACGCAGCCCAGTCGTTCACGCTCAACGACGTGACCGCTCCGCCGCACGAGGCAGCGCGCGGCCTCGCTGCCTTCGTGGACGGATACGGCGCGAGTGCCCGGATGCGGGAGCTCCTCCCCCGGACCATGCACGAGCGGGCGGCGGCGATGCACGAGCTGCTGAGGTCGGCCCATGAGACCGGCCGGGAGCCGTGGGGAACGATGTACACGAGCGGACACGGGGCGCACTGGGAGGCGGTGACGCGTTACGTCGCCGCCCACCAATCCGTATGGCGGGCGGCAATTGCTTAG
- a CDS encoding patatin-like phospholipase family protein has translation MTSSQNEHPTGTALVLGGGGSAGNAWLIGVLAGLAEGGVDVTDADLVVGTSAGATAAAQLAGTDPRTLLAAILDAPPVRTDGRRGPRPTASTRPVSTHLERTDALIAAASDPADMRRRIGADALELAAANPALRDRWRSTVAARFPGHDWPERRLLLTAVDARSGEPIVFDRASGVDLVDAVAASTSGVAGYRIEERDFVDGGYRTNADNADLAAGYDRVLILSPFGGRTRLPLAWGLDLATQTERLRADGSRVETIFPDAAARAAFGDDMMNPATRPPAARAGQAQGRVAADLVRELWG, from the coding sequence ATGACCTCTTCGCAGAACGAACACCCCACCGGCACCGCCCTCGTCCTCGGCGGGGGCGGATCCGCCGGCAACGCCTGGCTGATCGGCGTGCTCGCCGGCCTCGCCGAGGGCGGCGTCGACGTGACGGACGCCGACCTCGTCGTCGGAACCTCCGCCGGCGCCACCGCCGCCGCCCAGCTCGCCGGCACCGACCCGCGTACACTGCTCGCCGCCATCTTGGACGCCCCGCCCGTCCGGACCGACGGCCGACGAGGCCCGCGCCCGACGGCCTCGACGCGGCCGGTCTCGACGCACCTCGAGCGCACCGACGCCCTCATCGCCGCAGCCTCGGACCCGGCCGACATGCGCCGACGGATCGGCGCGGACGCGCTTGAGCTCGCCGCCGCGAACCCGGCCCTCCGGGACCGGTGGCGCTCCACGGTCGCAGCGCGCTTCCCCGGCCACGACTGGCCGGAGCGCCGCCTGCTGCTCACGGCGGTCGACGCCCGCTCCGGGGAGCCGATCGTCTTCGACCGGGCAAGTGGAGTCGACCTCGTGGACGCGGTCGCGGCCAGCACCTCCGGCGTCGCCGGCTACCGCATCGAGGAGCGCGACTTCGTCGACGGCGGCTACCGGACCAACGCGGACAACGCGGACCTGGCGGCGGGATACGACCGCGTCCTCATCCTGTCGCCGTTCGGAGGTCGCACCCGCCTCCCGCTCGCGTGGGGGCTCGATCTCGCGACTCAGACCGAGCGGCTCCGCGCCGACGGCAGCCGTGTCGAGACGATCTTCCCCGATGCCGCCGCCCGCGCGGCGTTCGGGGACGACATGATGAATCCGGCGACCCGGCCGCCCGCGGCGCGCGCGGGTCAAGCCCAGGGGAGGGTGGCGGCCGATCTGGTCAGGGAGCTGTGGGGGTAA
- a CDS encoding DUF2142 domain-containing protein yields MIERPSRILRIVAYCLAPLALLVALLSWSASSPVGSSADEDFHLTSSWCGLGVRDGLCEAGSDDAHRRVPVELLVASQCFNNLPDQSASCPATPSSVLTDTDRGNFTGSYPPVFYATMSIFASTNISTSVLLMRAFNSLLYVVVMTGLFLLLPRPRRGLLVWASLATVVPFGVFLIASINPSGWGVLSATTLWLAVLGYFETESRGRRVGLAALALIAMVIAAGSRADSAAYAAVAIVLVGILKARPTRAFLVRAIFPVILVGIAGASYLTSSQTRAVNLGGENISSPIGSVPTSWTDLLWNNLIRLPDLWAGAFGAPVAGRSLWLGTAVPGMIWFPVLLAFGGVVFLGLRRLSLRKGLSIAILVGLLVLLPLLWLMRDHILVGQQVQSRYLYPILIILAGVSLLGFRRANAGLRRVHMILVAVAALLGDLTIQWVTLRRFTTGLDEFWPNLDKNIEWWWGLPIGPMPLWIIGTLSFAFVCAAAVLYGWRDGASPRGDACLPETVLVLPESSDAQPAESDAERRADSVTHRG; encoded by the coding sequence GTGATCGAGCGACCCTCCCGGATCCTCCGGATCGTTGCCTATTGCCTCGCCCCCCTCGCTCTGCTCGTCGCCCTCCTCAGCTGGAGTGCGTCATCCCCGGTCGGTTCGAGCGCCGACGAGGACTTCCACCTCACGAGCTCCTGGTGCGGCCTGGGCGTGCGGGACGGCCTCTGCGAAGCAGGATCTGACGACGCGCATCGTCGCGTGCCGGTCGAGCTTCTCGTGGCGAGTCAGTGCTTCAACAACCTCCCCGATCAGTCCGCGTCGTGCCCCGCCACACCGTCGTCGGTGCTCACGGATACGGACCGAGGCAACTTCACCGGTTCCTACCCACCCGTCTTCTACGCCACCATGAGCATCTTCGCGAGTACGAACATCTCGACATCGGTTCTGCTCATGCGCGCGTTCAATTCGCTGCTCTATGTCGTGGTGATGACAGGGCTTTTCCTCCTGCTTCCGCGCCCGCGGCGGGGACTCCTGGTGTGGGCGTCGTTGGCGACCGTCGTCCCCTTCGGCGTCTTCCTGATCGCCAGCATCAATCCGAGCGGATGGGGTGTGCTCTCGGCCACGACACTCTGGCTGGCGGTGCTGGGATACTTCGAGACGGAGTCACGGGGACGCCGTGTGGGGCTGGCGGCACTGGCTCTCATCGCGATGGTGATCGCCGCGGGCTCGCGGGCGGATTCCGCCGCCTACGCCGCGGTGGCGATCGTGTTGGTCGGAATCCTCAAAGCCCGCCCGACGCGCGCCTTCCTGGTCCGCGCGATCTTCCCGGTCATCCTCGTCGGCATCGCCGGCGCGAGCTACCTCACCTCGAGTCAGACTCGAGCGGTCAACCTGGGCGGGGAGAACATCTCGAGCCCGATCGGGAGTGTGCCGACGAGTTGGACCGACCTGCTCTGGAACAACCTGATCCGCCTTCCCGACTTGTGGGCGGGAGCGTTCGGAGCGCCCGTGGCGGGACGCTCGCTCTGGCTGGGCACCGCCGTGCCGGGGATGATCTGGTTCCCCGTGCTGCTCGCCTTCGGCGGTGTGGTGTTCCTCGGGCTCCGGCGCCTCAGCCTGCGCAAGGGGCTCAGTATCGCCATACTCGTCGGGCTGCTCGTGCTCTTGCCGCTGCTGTGGCTCATGCGCGACCACATCCTCGTCGGGCAGCAGGTCCAGTCGCGCTACCTCTACCCGATCTTGATCATCCTCGCCGGAGTCAGCCTGCTCGGATTCCGGCGCGCCAACGCCGGGCTCCGTCGTGTCCACATGATCCTCGTGGCTGTGGCCGCCCTCCTCGGCGATCTCACCATCCAGTGGGTGACCCTCCGCCGCTTCACCACCGGGTTGGACGAGTTCTGGCCCAACCTCGACAAGAACATCGAGTGGTGGTGGGGCCTGCCGATCGGACCGATGCCGTTGTGGATCATCGGGACACTGTCTTTCGCATTCGTTTGCGCGGCAGCCGTGCTCTACGGGTGGCGGGACGGCGCGTCTCCCCGCGGCGATGCGTGCCTTCCGGAGACGGTCCTCGTCCTACCGGAGTCTTCCGACGCACAGCCGGCCGAGTCCGACGCGGAGCGCCGCGCGGACAGTGTCACGCACCGTGGATGA
- a CDS encoding arsenate reductase ArsC: MTSSPPTVLFVCVHNAGRSQMAAGFMRELSGGRVEVLSAGSEPKDQINPVAVQVMAEEGIDIAGGQPTILTAEAVKESDVVITMGCGETCPVFPGKRYEDWDLTDPAGRPVEEVRPIRDEIKRRVQDLLDELLPATA; the protein is encoded by the coding sequence GTGACCTCCTCCCCTCCTACTGTCCTGTTCGTCTGCGTCCACAACGCCGGCCGCTCCCAGATGGCCGCCGGCTTCATGCGCGAACTCTCCGGAGGACGCGTCGAGGTCCTCTCCGCCGGCTCCGAGCCCAAGGACCAGATCAACCCCGTCGCCGTCCAGGTCATGGCCGAAGAAGGCATCGACATCGCCGGAGGGCAGCCCACGATCCTCACCGCCGAGGCCGTCAAGGAATCGGACGTGGTGATCACGATGGGCTGCGGCGAGACCTGCCCGGTCTTCCCCGGAAAGCGCTACGAGGACTGGGACCTCACCGACCCCGCCGGGCGCCCGGTCGAGGAGGTCCGCCCGATCCGCGACGAGATCAAGCGGCGCGTGCAGGATCTTCTCGACGAGCTGCTGCCCGCGACGGCGTGA